From Methylobacterium radiodurans, a single genomic window includes:
- a CDS encoding YgfZ/GcvT domain-containing protein: MPIALLPDRALVTVTGPDATDLLQGVLTCNVATLPEGAARLGALLTPQGKILFDFLISRVVDGFRLDVATEQAPALAKRLSLYKLRAKAEIAADPTVAVAATWDGATTAAEVARVEDTRAPGLGARLYAAEGAFSADASPDDYHVHRVALAVPEGGRDFAFGDAFPHEALMDQLGGVDFRKGCYVGQEVVSRMQHRGTARTRILAAHYPAGEAAAPGTEITAGGKVLGTTSSVAGSRGLATVRLDRLGDALAAGETLRAGDRAVALERPAYAGFAMPETAGAPAA, encoded by the coding sequence ATGCCGATCGCGCTTCTCCCCGACCGCGCCCTCGTCACCGTGACGGGCCCGGACGCGACGGACCTGCTTCAGGGTGTGCTGACCTGCAACGTCGCCACCCTGCCCGAGGGCGCGGCCCGGCTCGGTGCCCTGCTGACGCCGCAGGGCAAGATCCTGTTCGACTTCCTGATCTCGCGCGTGGTCGACGGCTTCCGCCTCGACGTGGCCACCGAGCAGGCCCCCGCGCTCGCCAAGCGTCTGAGCCTCTACAAGCTGCGCGCGAAGGCCGAGATCGCCGCTGACCCGACCGTGGCGGTGGCCGCGACCTGGGACGGCGCGACGACCGCAGCCGAGGTGGCGCGCGTCGAGGATACCCGCGCCCCGGGCCTCGGCGCCCGCCTCTACGCGGCTGAGGGCGCCTTCTCGGCCGACGCGTCGCCGGACGATTACCACGTCCACCGCGTCGCGCTCGCGGTGCCGGAAGGCGGGCGCGATTTCGCGTTCGGCGACGCCTTCCCGCACGAGGCGCTGATGGACCAGCTCGGCGGGGTGGATTTCCGGAAGGGCTGCTACGTCGGCCAGGAGGTGGTCTCCCGCATGCAGCACCGCGGCACCGCGCGCACCCGCATCCTCGCGGCGCACTATCCCGCGGGCGAGGCCGCAGCACCCGGCACCGAGATCACCGCGGGCGGCAAGGTGCTGGGCACGACCAGCAGCGTCGCGGGCTCCCGCGGCCTCGCCACGGTCCGGCTCGACCGCCTCGGCGACGCCCTCGCCGCGGGCGAGACCCTGCGGGCCGGGGACCGCGCCGTCGCGCTGGAGCGCCCGGCCTATGCGGGCTTCGCGATGCCCGAGACGGCGGGCGCGCCCGCCGCCTGA
- a CDS encoding DNA-3-methyladenine glycosylase I has product MSETGLIEHPDDCARCWWPGHDPFYMAYHDTEWGVPERDGRALYEKLILDGFQAGLSWITILRRREGFREAFAGFEPERIARFTDADVERLMSDARIIRNRAKIEATIRGARAWLAIEERGPGFSRFLWDFVDGQPIQGTARTRAEIVPETPLSRQVSKALKAQGFGFCGPTIVYAFMQATGLVNDHLVGCHRHAACAAYGGRA; this is encoded by the coding sequence ATGTCCGAGACCGGCCTCATCGAGCATCCCGACGACTGCGCCCGCTGCTGGTGGCCGGGGCACGACCCGTTCTACATGGCCTACCACGACACCGAGTGGGGCGTTCCGGAGCGCGACGGCCGCGCCCTCTACGAGAAGCTGATCCTCGACGGGTTCCAGGCGGGCCTGTCCTGGATCACTATCCTGCGCCGCCGCGAAGGCTTCCGCGAGGCCTTCGCGGGGTTCGAGCCGGAGCGGATCGCCCGCTTCACGGATGCCGATGTCGAGCGCCTGATGAGCGACGCCCGCATCATCCGCAACCGCGCCAAGATCGAGGCGACGATCCGGGGTGCCCGCGCGTGGCTCGCCATCGAGGAGCGGGGGCCGGGCTTCTCGCGCTTCCTCTGGGACTTCGTGGACGGGCAGCCGATCCAGGGCACGGCGCGCACCCGCGCCGAGATCGTGCCGGAGACGCCGCTCTCCCGGCAGGTCAGCAAGGCCTTGAAGGCGCAAGGGTTCGGCTTCTGCGGGCCGACCATCGTGTACGCCTTCATGCAGGCGACCGGCCTCGTGAACGACCACCTCGTCGGCTGCCACCGGCACGCGGCCTGCGCCGCGTACGGAGGGCGGGCGTGA
- a CDS encoding HD domain-containing protein: MLSGRRLDLLDPSPLDIELADIAHGLARVARWNGQTAGEHVFSVAQHSLLVEAIGLHLRPDCTAPQGLEFLLHDAPEYVVGDIISPLKAAIGDAYKGVERRLLAAIRRRFGLDAPDPALSRLVKRADRIAAHVEAVRLAGFTEAEAARYFGRAEPLPETVLALAEPWPTARAQDRYIARFEALAG; the protein is encoded by the coding sequence ATGCTGTCCGGCCGCCGCCTCGACCTGCTCGACCCCTCCCCCCTCGACATCGAGCTCGCCGACATCGCGCACGGCCTCGCGCGGGTCGCGCGCTGGAACGGTCAGACCGCGGGCGAGCACGTCTTCTCGGTGGCCCAGCACTCCCTGCTGGTCGAGGCGATCGGGCTGCACCTGCGGCCGGACTGCACGGCGCCGCAGGGCCTCGAATTCCTGCTGCACGACGCGCCCGAATACGTGGTCGGCGACATCATCTCGCCGCTCAAGGCCGCGATCGGCGATGCCTACAAGGGGGTCGAGCGGCGCCTGCTCGCCGCGATCCGCCGCCGCTTCGGGCTCGACGCGCCGGACCCGGCCCTGTCCCGCCTCGTCAAGCGGGCCGACCGGATCGCCGCCCATGTCGAGGCCGTGCGGCTCGCGGGCTTCACGGAAGCCGAGGCGGCGCGCTATTTCGGCCGGGCCGAGCCCCTGCCCGAGACGGTCCTGGCGCTCGCCGAGCCCTGGCCGACCGCCCGGGCGCAGGACCGCTACATCGCCCGCTTCGAAGCGCTCGCCGGATAG
- a CDS encoding tyrosine phosphatase family protein, translating into MPTLHVCSLARLPETVAATGAGHVLSLLTSGNAPDLPDTVPPDCRAVIAVSDIAAATDGHVLADDTHVERIIAFVRAWPRERPLIIHCWAGISRSTAAAYIAACALRPERDEAEVARALRAASPSATPNPLFVALADRILGREGRMVAAIQAIGRGADAYEGAPFQFAV; encoded by the coding sequence ATGCCGACCCTCCACGTCTGCTCCCTCGCGCGCCTGCCCGAGACCGTCGCGGCCACGGGAGCGGGCCACGTCCTCAGCCTGCTCACTTCCGGCAACGCGCCCGACCTGCCCGATACGGTGCCGCCGGACTGCCGCGCGGTGATCGCGGTCAGCGACATCGCGGCGGCGACGGACGGCCACGTGCTCGCAGACGACACGCATGTCGAGCGGATCATCGCCTTCGTGCGGGCCTGGCCCCGCGAGCGCCCCCTGATCATCCACTGTTGGGCGGGGATCAGCCGCTCGACCGCGGCGGCCTACATTGCGGCCTGCGCCCTGCGGCCAGAGCGCGACGAGGCCGAGGTCGCGCGGGCGCTGCGCGCCGCCTCGCCCTCCGCCACGCCGAACCCGCTTTTCGTGGCGCTGGCCGACCGGATCCTCGGGCGCGAGGGGCGCATGGTCGCGGCAATCCAGGCGATCGGCCGCGGCGCCGACGCCTACGAGGGCGCGCCGTTCCAGTTCGCGGTGTAG
- a CDS encoding exodeoxyribonuclease VII small subunit produces MTAARSDTAPAAPDLPFEKALEQLEEIVRRLERGDVPLDESVAIYERGEMLKRHCEQLLKRAEARIQRITLGPEGRAEGVAPLDVE; encoded by the coding sequence ATGACCGCAGCTCGCTCCGATACCGCCCCCGCCGCGCCCGACCTGCCCTTCGAGAAGGCTCTCGAGCAGCTCGAGGAGATCGTGCGCCGCCTCGAGCGGGGGGACGTTCCGCTGGACGAATCCGTCGCGATCTACGAGCGCGGCGAGATGCTGAAGCGGCACTGCGAGCAGCTGCTCAAGCGGGCCGAGGCCCGCATCCAGCGGATCACGCTCGGGCCCGAGGGCCGCGCCGAGGGTGTGGCGCCGCTGGACGTCGAGTAG
- the dxs gene encoding 1-deoxy-D-xylulose-5-phosphate synthase, with product MAENESVTSILEGLEEPAALRRLPESRLQAVADAVRAEMIDAVSVTGGHLGSGLGVVELTVALHHVFDTPDDRIIWDVGHQAYPHKILTGRRDRIRTLRQGGGLSGFTKRSESVYDPFGAAHSSTSISAGLGMAVARDLDVAEAKAAGRESPKRRNVIAVIGDGSMSAGMAYEAMNNAGALHSRLIVILNDNDMSIAPPVGAMSAYFARLASGGTYRSLRETAKQLGQLLPKAIYQRAAAAEEYARSLVVGGGTMFEEMGFHYVGPVDGHNLDHLLPILKNVRDAEHGPILLHVVTQKGKGYAPAEASADRYHGVVKFDVVSGVQAKAKPNAPAYTRVFGESLIKAADADPKVVAITAAMPGGTGIDLFGKAHPSRTFDVGIAEQHAVTFAGGLATEGYRPFVAIYSTFLQRAYDQVVHDVALQNLPVRFCLDRAGLVGADGATHAGAFDLAYLCCLPNMTVMAAADEAELVHMVATCHAHDSGPIALRYPRGEGVGVELPERGEALAIGRGRILRRPEGARVALLSLGTRLSEALKAADQLEEAGVAVTVADARFAKPLDEGMILDLAASHEVLITLEEGSRGGFGAMVLHLLSERGVLDAMRVRVRTMTLPDAYQDHDTPDRMYAEAGLDAAAIVAKINEVLPERQDGRSRLRLA from the coding sequence GTGGCCGAGAACGAGAGCGTGACGTCGATCCTTGAGGGTCTGGAGGAGCCGGCGGCCCTGCGCCGCCTGCCGGAGAGCCGCCTTCAGGCTGTGGCCGACGCCGTGCGCGCCGAGATGATCGACGCGGTCTCCGTCACCGGCGGCCATCTCGGCTCCGGGCTCGGCGTCGTCGAGCTCACGGTCGCGCTGCACCACGTCTTCGACACGCCCGACGACCGCATCATCTGGGACGTCGGCCACCAGGCCTACCCGCACAAGATCCTCACCGGACGCCGCGACCGCATCCGCACGCTCCGCCAGGGCGGCGGCCTGTCGGGCTTCACCAAGCGGAGCGAGAGCGTCTACGACCCCTTCGGCGCGGCCCACTCCTCCACCTCGATCTCCGCCGGCCTCGGCATGGCGGTCGCCCGCGACCTCGACGTGGCCGAGGCCAAGGCCGCCGGCCGCGAGAGTCCGAAGCGCCGCAACGTCATCGCGGTGATCGGCGACGGCTCGATGTCGGCCGGCATGGCCTACGAGGCCATGAACAATGCCGGCGCCCTGCACTCGCGCCTCATCGTCATCCTCAACGACAACGACATGTCGATCGCGCCGCCTGTCGGCGCCATGTCGGCCTACTTCGCCCGGCTGGCCTCCGGCGGCACCTACCGCTCGCTCCGCGAGACCGCCAAGCAGCTCGGCCAGCTCCTGCCGAAGGCCATCTACCAGCGCGCGGCGGCGGCCGAGGAGTATGCCCGCTCGCTCGTGGTGGGCGGGGGCACCATGTTCGAGGAGATGGGCTTCCACTACGTGGGACCGGTCGACGGGCACAACCTCGACCACCTCCTGCCCATCCTCAAGAACGTGCGCGACGCCGAGCACGGGCCCATCCTGCTCCACGTCGTCACCCAGAAGGGCAAGGGCTACGCGCCGGCCGAGGCCAGCGCCGACCGCTACCACGGCGTGGTCAAGTTCGACGTGGTCTCAGGGGTCCAGGCCAAGGCCAAGCCGAACGCCCCGGCCTACACCCGCGTCTTCGGCGAGAGCCTGATCAAGGCGGCCGACGCCGACCCGAAGGTGGTGGCGATCACCGCGGCGATGCCGGGCGGCACCGGCATCGACCTGTTCGGCAAGGCGCATCCGAGCCGCACCTTCGACGTCGGCATCGCCGAGCAGCACGCGGTCACCTTCGCGGGCGGCCTGGCCACCGAGGGCTACCGGCCGTTCGTTGCGATCTACTCGACCTTCCTGCAGCGCGCCTACGATCAGGTCGTGCACGACGTGGCCCTGCAGAACCTGCCCGTGCGCTTCTGCCTGGACCGGGCGGGGCTGGTGGGCGCGGATGGCGCCACGCACGCGGGCGCCTTCGACCTCGCCTACCTCTGCTGCCTGCCGAACATGACGGTGATGGCGGCCGCCGACGAGGCCGAGCTGGTGCACATGGTGGCGACCTGTCACGCGCACGACTCAGGGCCGATCGCGCTGCGCTACCCGCGCGGCGAGGGCGTGGGGGTTGAGCTTCCCGAGCGGGGCGAGGCGCTGGCGATCGGGCGCGGGCGGATCCTGCGGCGTCCCGAGGGTGCGCGGGTGGCGCTCTTGTCGCTCGGCACGCGTCTCTCTGAGGCGCTGAAGGCGGCCGACCAGCTGGAGGAGGCGGGCGTCGCCGTGACGGTGGCGGATGCGCGCTTTGCCAAGCCGCTGGACGAGGGGATGATCCTGGACCTGGCGGCGAGCCACGAGGTTCTGATCACGCTGGAGGAGGGCTCGCGCGGCGGCTTCGGCGCGATGGTGCTGCATCTCCTGTCGGAGCGGGGCGTGCTGGACGCGATGCGGGTCCGGGTCCGCACGATGACGCTGCCGGACGCCTACCAGGACCACGACACGCCGGACCGGATGTACGCCGAGGCCGGGCTCGACGCCGCCGCCATCGTCGCCAAGATCAACGAGGTCCTGCCCGAGCGCCAGGACGGCCGCTCGCGCCTGCGGCTGGCCTGA
- the hpnA gene encoding hopanoid-associated sugar epimerase — MAEATQTGPSEPGPVLITGASGFLGPALVDVFRAAGFPVRILVRATSPRKNLTWTDVEIAEGDMRDPAAVAQAMRGQRYLVHAAADYRLWAPDMEEIVRTNRDGTRVMMQAALNAGVERVVYTSSVATIRPPADGVTPSDETMPLTPETAIGAYKRSKVVAERVVEEMVENDGLPAVIVNPSTPIGPRDVKPTPTGRIIQEAAMGKMPAFVDTGLNLAHVDDVAAGHLLALRKGRIGERYILGGENVLLSQMLADIARIVGRRPPTVNLPRGAVYPVAFFSELAARFTGKQPFATIDGIRMSRYRMFFSDAKARAELGYSARPYRQGLEDAIGWFRNAGYLR, encoded by the coding sequence ATGGCAGAGGCGACCCAGACCGGCCCCTCCGAACCCGGCCCCGTGCTGATCACCGGCGCGAGCGGCTTTCTCGGCCCGGCCCTCGTGGACGTGTTCCGGGCGGCGGGCTTCCCCGTGCGCATCCTCGTGCGCGCCACGAGCCCGCGCAAGAATCTCACCTGGACGGATGTCGAGATCGCCGAGGGTGACATGCGGGATCCCGCCGCGGTCGCGCAGGCGATGCGGGGCCAGCGCTATCTCGTGCACGCGGCCGCCGATTATCGGCTCTGGGCGCCCGACATGGAGGAGATCGTCCGGACGAACCGCGACGGCACCCGCGTGATGATGCAGGCGGCCCTGAATGCTGGCGTCGAGCGGGTGGTCTACACGTCGAGCGTCGCCACGATCCGGCCGCCCGCGGACGGTGTCACGCCCTCCGACGAGACCATGCCGCTGACGCCCGAGACCGCGATCGGCGCCTACAAGCGCAGCAAGGTCGTGGCGGAGCGCGTGGTCGAGGAGATGGTGGAGAACGACGGCCTGCCGGCCGTGATCGTGAACCCCTCGACCCCGATCGGCCCTCGCGACGTGAAGCCGACGCCCACCGGGCGCATCATCCAGGAGGCGGCGATGGGCAAGATGCCGGCCTTCGTCGATACCGGCCTCAACCTCGCGCACGTCGACGACGTGGCGGCCGGCCACTTGCTGGCGCTTCGGAAAGGCCGGATCGGCGAGCGCTACATCCTGGGCGGCGAGAACGTGCTCCTGTCGCAGATGCTCGCCGACATCGCCCGCATCGTTGGCCGTAGGCCCCCGACCGTGAACCTGCCGCGTGGCGCGGTCTATCCCGTCGCCTTCTTCTCGGAATTGGCCGCCCGCTTCACCGGCAAGCAGCCCTTCGCCACGATCGACGGCATCCGCATGTCGCGCTACCGGATGTTCTTCTCCGACGCCAAGGCGCGGGCCGAACTCGGCTACTCCGCCCGCCCCTACCGACAGGGCCTGGAGGACGCGATCGGCTGGTTCCGCAACGCGGGGTATCTGCGATGA
- the hpnC gene encoding squalene synthase HpnC, which produces MSAALDTATATRSGKGHRDENFPVASHLIHPRNRPPILAFYYFVRAGDDVADHPDLSSEQKIALLDGLADALTGAGPSDPEAEPLKAELAARGLPPLHALELLDAFRMDARKNRYADWNELIHYCRYSAMPVGRYVLDVHGEDPARVYKASDAICAALQILNHLQDCGKDFAKMDRVYIPEETLRKHGATVAMLGEPTATPQLRAVISELAGRTLALLEEGRALPDLIDDTRLSMEIAAIHRLAVLLTRGLLTRDPLSEKVHHGKAAFALTALGAAAGALARRPFRGRLARAAA; this is translated from the coding sequence ATGAGCGCCGCCCTCGACACCGCGACCGCGACGCGCTCTGGCAAGGGGCACCGCGACGAGAACTTTCCGGTCGCCTCGCACCTGATCCACCCGCGCAATCGGCCGCCGATCCTGGCCTTCTACTACTTCGTGCGCGCGGGCGACGACGTGGCAGATCATCCGGACTTATCGTCGGAGCAGAAGATCGCGCTGCTCGACGGCCTCGCCGACGCGCTCACCGGCGCCGGCCCGTCCGACCCGGAGGCCGAGCCGCTGAAGGCGGAGCTTGCCGCCCGCGGCCTGCCGCCGCTGCACGCGCTCGAACTGCTCGACGCCTTCCGCATGGACGCGCGCAAGAACCGCTACGCCGACTGGAACGAGCTGATCCACTATTGCCGCTACTCGGCGATGCCGGTGGGCCGCTACGTTCTCGACGTGCATGGCGAGGACCCGGCCCGGGTCTACAAGGCGTCCGACGCGATCTGCGCCGCCCTCCAGATCCTCAACCACCTGCAGGATTGCGGCAAGGACTTCGCCAAGATGGACCGGGTCTACATCCCGGAGGAGACGCTGCGGAAGCACGGCGCCACCGTCGCCATGCTGGGCGAACCGACGGCCACGCCGCAGCTGCGCGCCGTGATCAGCGAGTTGGCCGGGCGCACGCTCGCCCTGCTGGAGGAGGGCCGCGCGCTGCCCGATCTCATCGACGACACCCGCCTCTCCATGGAGATCGCCGCGATCCACCGGCTCGCCGTGCTGCTGACGCGCGGCCTGCTCACCCGCGACCCGCTCTCCGAGAAGGTCCACCACGGCAAGGCCGCCTTCGCGCTGACCGCGCTCGGCGCCGCGGCGGGCGCGCTCGCCCGCCGGCCCTTCCGCGGCCGGCTCGCGCGCGCTGCGGCCTGA
- the hpnD gene encoding presqualene diphosphate synthase HpnD produces MTAAVDTAAQPAAEAPALPAAGSSFYTAMRLLPKERREAMYAVYAFCRAVDDVADDGGPAELRAAELERWRADIDALYAGRPAARVRDLVGPVKEYDLKREDFHAVIDGMAMDAFTDIVAPDAATLDLYCDRVASAVGRLSVRIFGMPEEDGIRLAWHQGRALQLTNILRDIDEDAERGRLYLPREPLAAIGLDNPTPAAAMAHPRIGEVCAALAKEAEGHYRATWEIIRRNPRRATKAARLMAAAYRLYLVALLRRGWAAPRARVKPAKLALIGVALRHGIV; encoded by the coding sequence ATGACCGCCGCCGTCGATACCGCTGCCCAGCCCGCCGCCGAGGCCCCTGCCCTGCCGGCCGCCGGCTCCTCGTTCTACACCGCCATGCGGCTCCTCCCGAAGGAGCGGCGCGAGGCGATGTACGCCGTCTACGCCTTCTGTCGTGCCGTGGACGATGTCGCCGACGACGGCGGTCCCGCCGAGTTGCGCGCGGCCGAGCTGGAGCGCTGGCGCGCCGATATCGATGCCCTCTACGCCGGCCGCCCGGCCGCGCGGGTGCGCGACCTCGTCGGGCCGGTGAAGGAGTACGACCTGAAGCGCGAGGATTTCCACGCCGTGATCGACGGCATGGCGATGGACGCCTTCACCGACATCGTCGCGCCGGACGCCGCCACCCTCGACCTCTACTGCGACCGGGTCGCCAGCGCGGTCGGGCGCCTCTCGGTGCGCATCTTCGGCATGCCGGAGGAGGACGGGATCCGCCTCGCCTGGCACCAGGGCCGCGCGCTCCAGCTCACCAACATCCTGCGCGACATCGACGAGGACGCCGAGCGCGGCCGCCTCTACCTGCCCCGCGAGCCGCTCGCCGCGATCGGGCTGGACAACCCGACGCCGGCCGCCGCCATGGCCCATCCGCGCATCGGCGAGGTCTGCGCCGCCCTCGCCAAGGAGGCGGAGGGGCATTACCGGGCGACCTGGGAGATCATCCGCCGCAACCCGCGCCGCGCCACCAAGGCCGCGCGCCTGATGGCCGCCGCCTACCGACTCTACCTCGTCGCCCTGCTCCGGCGCGGCTGGGCCGCTCCGCGCGCCCGCGTGAAACCGGCCAAGCTCGCCCTGATCGGCGTGGCGCTGCGGCACGGGATCGTCTGA
- the hpnE gene encoding hydroxysqualene dehydroxylase HpnE encodes MMGTVHVVGSGLAGLSAAVALVQRGEHVVLHEAAKQAGGRCRSYYDPALGLTIDNGNHLLLSGNADTLDFLRVVGAPADALTGPDEAVFDFADLRSGERWQLRPNGGRLPWWVLSPDRRVPGTRARDYLAPLGILLAAAGQKDGQGGTIGAHMRCEGPLYERLWHPVLLAALNTDPRESDVGLAAKILRETLGAGGQACRPLVAVEGLSAAFVDPAIRFIEGRGGEIRFGRRLRALGLGRGRAERLDFSDGPTTLGPNDSVVLALPPWVAAEMLPDLPTPREYRSIVNAHFALAPKPGSPLFLGVVNGLTEWLFAYPDRYSVTISGADRLLDVPREDLAREIWGEIAQLGNLARELPSWQIVKEKRATFAATPAEAARRARAETAYDNLVLAGDWTATGLPSTIEGAIRSGRTAARALACGATRTRGAA; translated from the coding sequence CTGATGGGCACCGTCCACGTCGTCGGCTCGGGACTCGCCGGGCTCTCCGCCGCCGTCGCGTTGGTCCAGCGCGGCGAGCACGTCGTCCTGCACGAGGCCGCCAAGCAGGCGGGCGGGCGCTGCCGCTCCTACTACGACCCGGCCCTCGGGCTGACGATCGACAACGGCAACCACCTGCTGCTCTCCGGCAACGCGGACACGCTCGATTTCCTGCGCGTCGTCGGCGCGCCCGCCGACGCGCTCACCGGGCCGGACGAGGCGGTGTTCGACTTCGCCGACCTGCGGTCCGGCGAGCGCTGGCAGCTGCGCCCGAATGGGGGCCGCCTGCCCTGGTGGGTGCTGAGCCCCGACCGCCGCGTGCCGGGCACCCGCGCCCGCGACTACCTCGCGCCGCTCGGCATCCTGTTGGCCGCCGCCGGGCAGAAGGACGGCCAGGGCGGCACGATCGGCGCCCATATGCGCTGCGAGGGCCCGCTCTACGAGCGGCTCTGGCACCCGGTGCTGCTCGCCGCCCTCAACACCGACCCGCGCGAGAGCGATGTGGGCCTGGCCGCGAAGATCCTGCGCGAGACGCTGGGCGCCGGCGGGCAGGCCTGCCGGCCGCTGGTCGCCGTCGAGGGACTCTCGGCGGCCTTCGTCGATCCGGCGATCCGCTTCATCGAGGGTCGGGGCGGCGAGATCCGCTTCGGCCGCCGCCTGCGCGCGCTCGGCCTCGGACGCGGGCGCGCCGAGCGCCTGGACTTCTCGGACGGCCCGACCACGCTCGGCCCGAACGATTCGGTCGTGCTCGCCCTGCCCCCGTGGGTCGCGGCCGAGATGCTGCCCGACCTGCCGACGCCGCGGGAATACCGCTCGATCGTCAACGCCCACTTCGCGCTCGCGCCGAAGCCCGGCAGCCCGCTTTTTCTCGGCGTGGTGAACGGGCTGACCGAGTGGCTCTTCGCCTATCCGGACCGGTATTCGGTCACGATCAGCGGGGCCGACCGGCTCCTCGACGTGCCGCGTGAAGATCTCGCCCGCGAGATCTGGGGGGAGATCGCCCAGCTCGGTAATCTTGCGCGGGAACTGCCCAGCTGGCAGATCGTAAAAGAGAAGCGCGCCACCTTCGCGGCCACCCCCGCGGAGGCGGCTCGACGTGCGCGCGCCGAGACGGCCTACGACAACCTCGTGCTGGCGGGCGACTGGACCGCGACGGGCCTGCCCTCAACCATCGAGGGCGCGATCCGCTCGGGTCGCACGGCGGCGCGAGCACTTGCGTGCGGTGCAACACGCACGCGCGGAGCGGCCTGA